One genomic segment of Drosophila willistoni isolate 14030-0811.24 chromosome 2R unlocalized genomic scaffold, UCI_dwil_1.1 Seg200, whole genome shotgun sequence includes these proteins:
- the LOC6641632 gene encoding protein quick-to-court isoform X2, with the protein MTSLSKETSLIKKEVLPLPPTRIPQAEVVPFQCSASMRLRENRKEEQQLIGSAGSENGFSTRAKLTKPSSSTTSGSSNSAGSLSHLTRNRSWSNLGHKTATSSPTKPEVKDAPKALCPTPLTPNQKELSKSTDNQMDGNAATINTSKSRNMSLKLNGGETTTNEAAVAATTTATSTPPHNCIRQGHCIKATPPKKLSTLHEAKISPKTPPVTPDSPSTYLDDDLDSMYSFVTTTSGRSTMSCEHPYVARNGTTFSGRKMKYVVHCSNYAGQVGPDYLTPTQRAQRQIRRLKELLCVARQDLEQKDSELLRLTREVVELRVFKASLSSPEERSASSDAVTVREAELKTSQDVSPIVEMVDEANAKCSPLHLARQQQQQLQMSAEMQSSYADSGHFEDLTMSSVHSKDSQTQSEACGASTPDGEADVDAEAEAGGADVSNLENYELQRQELIRMYERRIEELIRTQDGATSELKRSHNDKVEALLQKLAECNTRYSDIVPDYEQAKQRIRELEKQLEDLQRKLIEHEDKQKKMYLHMYQQGQESERIARADQALELAQRQPDSKVSINELLQQLQSTQDELENIRTIYRRLLDAQKNRTHVDPEVTLQFLKSAIFYFLTDKENSQGHLQAIESILEFTDEEKQKINQARSPK; encoded by the exons ATGACGTCGTTATCGAAGGAGACGTCATTGATAAAGAAGGAGGTGTTACCATTGCCACCCACACGAATACCACAGGCGGAAGTTGTTCCATTCCAGTGTTCCGCCTCAATGCGTTTGCGCGAGAACCGAAAAGAGGAACAACAACTTATTGGCTCAGCCGGCAGCGAGAATGGTTTTAGTACGCGCGCCAAGCTCACCAAGCCATCATCGTCAACTACATCCGGATCCTCGAATTCTGCTGGTTCCCTTAGCCACTTGACGCGTAACCGTAGTTGGAGCAATTTAGGCCACAAAACGGCGACCTCCTCCCCCACAAAACCGGAAGTGAAAGATGCACCAAAGGCATTATGCCCAACACCCCTGACGCCGAATCAAAAGGAATTGTCCAAATCAACGGACAACCAAATGGATGGAAATGCAGCAACTATAAACACCTCCAAGTCGCGTAATATG TCTCTGAAGTTGAACGGCGGTGAGACCACGACGAACGAGGCGGCAGTTGCGGCTACTACTACGGCGACTAGCACGCCACCACACAATTGCATCCGGCAGGGTCATTGTATCAAGGCGACGCCCCCAAAGAAATTGTCCACACTGCATGAAGCTAAAATCTCACCAAAGACACCGCCAGTGACACCAGATTCACCTAGCACCTATCTGGATGATGATTTAGATTCCATGTATTCATTTGTAACAACTACTTCGGGTCGTTCGACCATGTCTTGTGAGCATCCCTATGTTGCCAG AAATGGCACCACTTTCAGTGGTCGAAAAATGAAGTATGTTGTACACTGTTCCAACTATGCCGGGCAGGTGGGTCCTGATTATTTGACGCCTACGCAACGTGCCCAGCGCCAGATACGTCGCCTCAAGGAGTTACTCTGCGTAGCACGACAGGATCTGGAGCAAAAGGATTCGGAACTATTGCGTCTCACTCGAGAAGTTGTGGAACTGCGTGTGTTTAAAGCCTCATTGAGCTCGCCGGAAGAACGTTCTGCCTCATCGGATGCTGTTACTGTACGGGAAGCTGAACTAAAAACTTCGCAGGATGTTTCGCCCATTGTCGAAATGGTTGATGAGGCGAATGCCAAATGTAGTCCACTTCATTTGGCCcgccagcagcaacagcaattgcAAATGTCAGCCGAGATGCAAAGCTCTTATGCCGATTCGGGACACTTTGAGGATTTGACCATGTCCTCAGTGCACTCGAAGGATTCTCAAACGCAGAGTGAAGCTTGTGGGGCATCCACTCCAGACGGTGAAGCCGATGTCGATGCTGAGGCTGAGGCAGGGGGCGCTGATGTTAGCAACTTGGAGAACTATGAACTGCAGCGTCAAGAGCTTATACGCATGTATGAGCGGCGAATCGAGGAACTGATACGTACTCAAGATGGAGCCACCAGTGAATTGAAGCGTTCCCACAATGATAAAGTTGAAGCTTTGCTCCAGAAGCTAGCCGAATGCAATACACGTTACTCGGATATTGTGCCCGACTATGAGCAAGCCAAGCAGCGCATAAGAGAGCTGGAGAAACAATTGGAGGATCTGCAGCGAAAGCTAATTGAGCATGAggataaacaaaagaaaatgtattTGCATATGTATCAACAGGGACAGGAGTCTGAGCGCATTGCTCGAGCCGATCAG GCTTTGGAATTAGCGCAACGCCAACCGGATAGCAAGGTGTCGATCAATGAACTTTTGCAACAGCTTCAGAGCACTCAGGATGAATTGGAGAACATACGC ACCATCTATCGCCGCTTGCTGGATGCCCAAAAGAATCGTACTCATGTTGATCCGGAAGTTACGCTACAATTCCTTAAAAGCGCCATTTTCTATTTCCTAACCGATAAAGAGAACTCCCAAGGTCATCTACAGGCCATCGAAAGTATCCTGGAATTCACCGATGaggagaaacaaaagatcAATCAGGCCCGATCGCCCAAgtga
- the LOC6641632 gene encoding protein quick-to-court isoform X4, whose protein sequence is MSLKLNGGETTTNEAAVAATTTATSTPPHNCIRQGHCIKATPPKKLSTLHEAKISPKTPPVTPDSPSTYLDDDLDSMYSFVTTTSGRSTMSCEHPYVARNGTTFSGRKMKYVVHCSNYAGQVGPDYLTPTQRAQRQIRRLKELLCVARQDLEQKDSELLRLTREVVELRVFKASLSSPEERSASSDAVTVREAELKTSQDVSPIVEMVDEANAKCSPLHLARQQQQQLQMSAEMQSSYADSGHFEDLTMSSVHSKDSQTQSEACGASTPDGEADVDAEAEAGGADVSNLENYELQRQELIRMYERRIEELIRTQDGATSELKRSHNDKVEALLQKLAECNTRYSDIVPDYEQAKQRIRELEKQLEDLQRKLIEHEDKQKKMYLHMYQQGQESERIARADQALELAQRQPDSKVSINELLQQLQSTQDELENIRAPDCRMREQCGSNNALLTAKEAISLWVLGARKTIYRRLLDAQKNRTHVDPEVTLQFLKSAIFYFLTDKENSQGHLQAIESILEFTDEEKQKINQARSPK, encoded by the exons ATG TCTCTGAAGTTGAACGGCGGTGAGACCACGACGAACGAGGCGGCAGTTGCGGCTACTACTACGGCGACTAGCACGCCACCACACAATTGCATCCGGCAGGGTCATTGTATCAAGGCGACGCCCCCAAAGAAATTGTCCACACTGCATGAAGCTAAAATCTCACCAAAGACACCGCCAGTGACACCAGATTCACCTAGCACCTATCTGGATGATGATTTAGATTCCATGTATTCATTTGTAACAACTACTTCGGGTCGTTCGACCATGTCTTGTGAGCATCCCTATGTTGCCAG AAATGGCACCACTTTCAGTGGTCGAAAAATGAAGTATGTTGTACACTGTTCCAACTATGCCGGGCAGGTGGGTCCTGATTATTTGACGCCTACGCAACGTGCCCAGCGCCAGATACGTCGCCTCAAGGAGTTACTCTGCGTAGCACGACAGGATCTGGAGCAAAAGGATTCGGAACTATTGCGTCTCACTCGAGAAGTTGTGGAACTGCGTGTGTTTAAAGCCTCATTGAGCTCGCCGGAAGAACGTTCTGCCTCATCGGATGCTGTTACTGTACGGGAAGCTGAACTAAAAACTTCGCAGGATGTTTCGCCCATTGTCGAAATGGTTGATGAGGCGAATGCCAAATGTAGTCCACTTCATTTGGCCcgccagcagcaacagcaattgcAAATGTCAGCCGAGATGCAAAGCTCTTATGCCGATTCGGGACACTTTGAGGATTTGACCATGTCCTCAGTGCACTCGAAGGATTCTCAAACGCAGAGTGAAGCTTGTGGGGCATCCACTCCAGACGGTGAAGCCGATGTCGATGCTGAGGCTGAGGCAGGGGGCGCTGATGTTAGCAACTTGGAGAACTATGAACTGCAGCGTCAAGAGCTTATACGCATGTATGAGCGGCGAATCGAGGAACTGATACGTACTCAAGATGGAGCCACCAGTGAATTGAAGCGTTCCCACAATGATAAAGTTGAAGCTTTGCTCCAGAAGCTAGCCGAATGCAATACACGTTACTCGGATATTGTGCCCGACTATGAGCAAGCCAAGCAGCGCATAAGAGAGCTGGAGAAACAATTGGAGGATCTGCAGCGAAAGCTAATTGAGCATGAggataaacaaaagaaaatgtattTGCATATGTATCAACAGGGACAGGAGTCTGAGCGCATTGCTCGAGCCGATCAG GCTTTGGAATTAGCGCAACGCCAACCGGATAGCAAGGTGTCGATCAATGAACTTTTGCAACAGCTTCAGAGCACTCAGGATGAATTGGAGAACATACGC GCACCAGATTGTAGAATGAGGGAGCAGTGCGGCAGTAATAATGCCCTCCTTACTGCAAAGGAGGCGATTTCATTATGGGTACTTGGCGCGCGTAAG ACCATCTATCGCCGCTTGCTGGATGCCCAAAAGAATCGTACTCATGTTGATCCGGAAGTTACGCTACAATTCCTTAAAAGCGCCATTTTCTATTTCCTAACCGATAAAGAGAACTCCCAAGGTCATCTACAGGCCATCGAAAGTATCCTGGAATTCACCGATGaggagaaacaaaagatcAATCAGGCCCGATCGCCCAAgtga
- the LOC6641632 gene encoding protein quick-to-court isoform X1: MTSLSKETSLIKKEVLPLPPTRIPQAEVVPFQCSASMRLRENRKEEQQLIGSAGSENGFSTRAKLTKPSSSTTSGSSNSAGSLSHLTRNRSWSNLGHKTATSSPTKPEVKDAPKALCPTPLTPNQKELSKSTDNQMDGNAATINTSKSRNMSLKLNGGETTTNEAAVAATTTATSTPPHNCIRQGHCIKATPPKKLSTLHEAKISPKTPPVTPDSPSTYLDDDLDSMYSFVTTTSGRSTMSCEHPYVARNGTTFSGRKMKYVVHCSNYAGQVGPDYLTPTQRAQRQIRRLKELLCVARQDLEQKDSELLRLTREVVELRVFKASLSSPEERSASSDAVTVREAELKTSQDVSPIVEMVDEANAKCSPLHLARQQQQQLQMSAEMQSSYADSGHFEDLTMSSVHSKDSQTQSEACGASTPDGEADVDAEAEAGGADVSNLENYELQRQELIRMYERRIEELIRTQDGATSELKRSHNDKVEALLQKLAECNTRYSDIVPDYEQAKQRIRELEKQLEDLQRKLIEHEDKQKKMYLHMYQQGQESERIARADQALELAQRQPDSKVSINELLQQLQSTQDELENIRAPDCRMREQCGSNNALLTAKEAISLWVLGARKTIYRRLLDAQKNRTHVDPEVTLQFLKSAIFYFLTDKENSQGHLQAIESILEFTDEEKQKINQARSPK; the protein is encoded by the exons ATGACGTCGTTATCGAAGGAGACGTCATTGATAAAGAAGGAGGTGTTACCATTGCCACCCACACGAATACCACAGGCGGAAGTTGTTCCATTCCAGTGTTCCGCCTCAATGCGTTTGCGCGAGAACCGAAAAGAGGAACAACAACTTATTGGCTCAGCCGGCAGCGAGAATGGTTTTAGTACGCGCGCCAAGCTCACCAAGCCATCATCGTCAACTACATCCGGATCCTCGAATTCTGCTGGTTCCCTTAGCCACTTGACGCGTAACCGTAGTTGGAGCAATTTAGGCCACAAAACGGCGACCTCCTCCCCCACAAAACCGGAAGTGAAAGATGCACCAAAGGCATTATGCCCAACACCCCTGACGCCGAATCAAAAGGAATTGTCCAAATCAACGGACAACCAAATGGATGGAAATGCAGCAACTATAAACACCTCCAAGTCGCGTAATATG TCTCTGAAGTTGAACGGCGGTGAGACCACGACGAACGAGGCGGCAGTTGCGGCTACTACTACGGCGACTAGCACGCCACCACACAATTGCATCCGGCAGGGTCATTGTATCAAGGCGACGCCCCCAAAGAAATTGTCCACACTGCATGAAGCTAAAATCTCACCAAAGACACCGCCAGTGACACCAGATTCACCTAGCACCTATCTGGATGATGATTTAGATTCCATGTATTCATTTGTAACAACTACTTCGGGTCGTTCGACCATGTCTTGTGAGCATCCCTATGTTGCCAG AAATGGCACCACTTTCAGTGGTCGAAAAATGAAGTATGTTGTACACTGTTCCAACTATGCCGGGCAGGTGGGTCCTGATTATTTGACGCCTACGCAACGTGCCCAGCGCCAGATACGTCGCCTCAAGGAGTTACTCTGCGTAGCACGACAGGATCTGGAGCAAAAGGATTCGGAACTATTGCGTCTCACTCGAGAAGTTGTGGAACTGCGTGTGTTTAAAGCCTCATTGAGCTCGCCGGAAGAACGTTCTGCCTCATCGGATGCTGTTACTGTACGGGAAGCTGAACTAAAAACTTCGCAGGATGTTTCGCCCATTGTCGAAATGGTTGATGAGGCGAATGCCAAATGTAGTCCACTTCATTTGGCCcgccagcagcaacagcaattgcAAATGTCAGCCGAGATGCAAAGCTCTTATGCCGATTCGGGACACTTTGAGGATTTGACCATGTCCTCAGTGCACTCGAAGGATTCTCAAACGCAGAGTGAAGCTTGTGGGGCATCCACTCCAGACGGTGAAGCCGATGTCGATGCTGAGGCTGAGGCAGGGGGCGCTGATGTTAGCAACTTGGAGAACTATGAACTGCAGCGTCAAGAGCTTATACGCATGTATGAGCGGCGAATCGAGGAACTGATACGTACTCAAGATGGAGCCACCAGTGAATTGAAGCGTTCCCACAATGATAAAGTTGAAGCTTTGCTCCAGAAGCTAGCCGAATGCAATACACGTTACTCGGATATTGTGCCCGACTATGAGCAAGCCAAGCAGCGCATAAGAGAGCTGGAGAAACAATTGGAGGATCTGCAGCGAAAGCTAATTGAGCATGAggataaacaaaagaaaatgtattTGCATATGTATCAACAGGGACAGGAGTCTGAGCGCATTGCTCGAGCCGATCAG GCTTTGGAATTAGCGCAACGCCAACCGGATAGCAAGGTGTCGATCAATGAACTTTTGCAACAGCTTCAGAGCACTCAGGATGAATTGGAGAACATACGC GCACCAGATTGTAGAATGAGGGAGCAGTGCGGCAGTAATAATGCCCTCCTTACTGCAAAGGAGGCGATTTCATTATGGGTACTTGGCGCGCGTAAG ACCATCTATCGCCGCTTGCTGGATGCCCAAAAGAATCGTACTCATGTTGATCCGGAAGTTACGCTACAATTCCTTAAAAGCGCCATTTTCTATTTCCTAACCGATAAAGAGAACTCCCAAGGTCATCTACAGGCCATCGAAAGTATCCTGGAATTCACCGATGaggagaaacaaaagatcAATCAGGCCCGATCGCCCAAgtga
- the LOC6641632 gene encoding protein quick-to-court isoform X3: protein MSHLSTRALYRLSLKLNGGETTTNEAAVAATTTATSTPPHNCIRQGHCIKATPPKKLSTLHEAKISPKTPPVTPDSPSTYLDDDLDSMYSFVTTTSGRSTMSCEHPYVARNGTTFSGRKMKYVVHCSNYAGQVGPDYLTPTQRAQRQIRRLKELLCVARQDLEQKDSELLRLTREVVELRVFKASLSSPEERSASSDAVTVREAELKTSQDVSPIVEMVDEANAKCSPLHLARQQQQQLQMSAEMQSSYADSGHFEDLTMSSVHSKDSQTQSEACGASTPDGEADVDAEAEAGGADVSNLENYELQRQELIRMYERRIEELIRTQDGATSELKRSHNDKVEALLQKLAECNTRYSDIVPDYEQAKQRIRELEKQLEDLQRKLIEHEDKQKKMYLHMYQQGQESERIARADQALELAQRQPDSKVSINELLQQLQSTQDELENIRAPDCRMREQCGSNNALLTAKEAISLWVLGARKTIYRRLLDAQKNRTHVDPEVTLQFLKSAIFYFLTDKENSQGHLQAIESILEFTDEEKQKINQARSPK from the exons ATGTCACACTTAAGTACTCGCGCATTGTACCGTTTG TCTCTGAAGTTGAACGGCGGTGAGACCACGACGAACGAGGCGGCAGTTGCGGCTACTACTACGGCGACTAGCACGCCACCACACAATTGCATCCGGCAGGGTCATTGTATCAAGGCGACGCCCCCAAAGAAATTGTCCACACTGCATGAAGCTAAAATCTCACCAAAGACACCGCCAGTGACACCAGATTCACCTAGCACCTATCTGGATGATGATTTAGATTCCATGTATTCATTTGTAACAACTACTTCGGGTCGTTCGACCATGTCTTGTGAGCATCCCTATGTTGCCAG AAATGGCACCACTTTCAGTGGTCGAAAAATGAAGTATGTTGTACACTGTTCCAACTATGCCGGGCAGGTGGGTCCTGATTATTTGACGCCTACGCAACGTGCCCAGCGCCAGATACGTCGCCTCAAGGAGTTACTCTGCGTAGCACGACAGGATCTGGAGCAAAAGGATTCGGAACTATTGCGTCTCACTCGAGAAGTTGTGGAACTGCGTGTGTTTAAAGCCTCATTGAGCTCGCCGGAAGAACGTTCTGCCTCATCGGATGCTGTTACTGTACGGGAAGCTGAACTAAAAACTTCGCAGGATGTTTCGCCCATTGTCGAAATGGTTGATGAGGCGAATGCCAAATGTAGTCCACTTCATTTGGCCcgccagcagcaacagcaattgcAAATGTCAGCCGAGATGCAAAGCTCTTATGCCGATTCGGGACACTTTGAGGATTTGACCATGTCCTCAGTGCACTCGAAGGATTCTCAAACGCAGAGTGAAGCTTGTGGGGCATCCACTCCAGACGGTGAAGCCGATGTCGATGCTGAGGCTGAGGCAGGGGGCGCTGATGTTAGCAACTTGGAGAACTATGAACTGCAGCGTCAAGAGCTTATACGCATGTATGAGCGGCGAATCGAGGAACTGATACGTACTCAAGATGGAGCCACCAGTGAATTGAAGCGTTCCCACAATGATAAAGTTGAAGCTTTGCTCCAGAAGCTAGCCGAATGCAATACACGTTACTCGGATATTGTGCCCGACTATGAGCAAGCCAAGCAGCGCATAAGAGAGCTGGAGAAACAATTGGAGGATCTGCAGCGAAAGCTAATTGAGCATGAggataaacaaaagaaaatgtattTGCATATGTATCAACAGGGACAGGAGTCTGAGCGCATTGCTCGAGCCGATCAG GCTTTGGAATTAGCGCAACGCCAACCGGATAGCAAGGTGTCGATCAATGAACTTTTGCAACAGCTTCAGAGCACTCAGGATGAATTGGAGAACATACGC GCACCAGATTGTAGAATGAGGGAGCAGTGCGGCAGTAATAATGCCCTCCTTACTGCAAAGGAGGCGATTTCATTATGGGTACTTGGCGCGCGTAAG ACCATCTATCGCCGCTTGCTGGATGCCCAAAAGAATCGTACTCATGTTGATCCGGAAGTTACGCTACAATTCCTTAAAAGCGCCATTTTCTATTTCCTAACCGATAAAGAGAACTCCCAAGGTCATCTACAGGCCATCGAAAGTATCCTGGAATTCACCGATGaggagaaacaaaagatcAATCAGGCCCGATCGCCCAAgtga
- the LOC6641633 gene encoding restin homolog has translation MGNTDSTQPSANELPSQSQPQTHNQTVTDDDEPWWHEIEHDNLLLEQSTLPTATTAMENKQISSVEESREKSSSVTPTPTPSSSSRPVEKTFEEFREELRHKRQARQTAVQDLRDEIHQLRKQLSDAEKENQRLRKEQGKEDTNESTPVTEETDPDDDNPTSRSRHANIELANAQLALQQANADNLTLRGEVDVVQRQVGTLKEVISCCKQMLSVKEEQCAQLKMKLQQIENSFSEREMKIMSNNLRQEYERQLVNIRQLRQLYEERQRVAAAEYENLQRLISIKKDELVAEQEKSKNFEERNQGLMKEVETANEELAKLREECFEHKYEKRTLKDQVGAVNLLFSQLVMGFNGKNNLDIDRLTQMLEENRQLLNQMTQAEGSCSDGATLPKLLFELVEQAAQSNEVDLPQQEQDKSRSTTPTPTPAQSSTETGEVGDITDSVKLEALGAIRKPRRRSSNSAVASLKGHEPEIMGKVATAQEIIGNLPKVWKVLMELLSHHKIERVQFEELPSGTGRTEAGAGATAAGGKASELSVSKTYIKLKDLILEKKSLVKETNRLKTLNSHLDYRLNEQEKRLSAVSLELTKTWHLVGKMQRQHRQLHTQEQILRYQLQQKRRLLSELKDELEYCRRKWAVARAKNDESQEQCDAWRREFARRKLEDANHSAESGYSDSGPQSDEERETLTGANVHVDEVMAATAGEASSSSTAVNCRRKHLRDQFEHTRRIKRMQSTSPGRQAAAVAAAASDENAEDIVLRWNSAPPTCGWRKGVNEPDDYDDDDDDNDDDDVDGSAGIEAAAGTSSSRGAIPKILHSSRSRRRGQVDTAGSSPSSSSSGTASRIQKLEEQCKSLIKQVLETSDNRERLEIQLCDFQDEISPAQHAVPLDEFINRKRLERMTRASSAPASGSLTPREEEYTRKRSERLGRLEEESRQLISRIMRTTDRGNYLKKSLDRLRRAPSREGSFESNTEEDVSQGKSPLTAEEEAYTSRRAARLQRLEQESQQLLSQLSKNNERGEKISNKLDTLHERHGNEEPAEPERASKSASISQTVEQRLEDIERVSANRAERLRLMEAQGNELIARLSHTSERGTTLINRIAEREASRRQEAELVEQTQATEVATSTSLANNIASSRIVGVEEETEGAACCVTVTTTSSQLAIQQQSTGAIPKKTPTKSNLGDNKNNSKPMAHLCAATRQSDAARKRTTSQGNEYSEKTSETLEDMVQRLRDLPFPETDEKISEDSNDKESQ, from the exons ATGGGAAATACCGATTCGACACAGCCATCTGCAAATGAATTGCCATCGCAATCGCAGCCCCAGACCCACAACCAGACCGTCACAGACGATGACGAGCCCTGGTGGCATGAGATCGAACATGATAATTTGCTGCTAGAGCAATCAACATTACCGACTGCAACGACTGCCATGGAAAATAAGCAAATAAGTTCCGTAGAAGAATCTCGAGAGAAATCTTCTTCAGTGACGCCTACGCCTACGCCTTCGTCGAGTAGTCGACCAGTCGAAAAGACTTTTGAAGAGTTCCGTGAAGAACTGCGCCACAAACGACAAGCACGTCAAACGGCTGTTCAGGATTTGCGTGATGAAATTCATCAATTGAGGAAACAATTATCAGATGCCGAGAAGGAAAATCAACGTTTGCGCAAAGAGCAGGGCAAGGAGGATACTAACGAGTCAACTCCAGTTACCGAGGAAACCGATCCAGATGATGATAACCCGACGAGCCGGAGTCGTCATGCCAATATCGAGCTGGCCAATGCTCAATTGGCTCTCCAGCAGGCCAATGCTGATAATCTCACATTACGTGGCGAAGTGGACGTAGTGCAGCGTCAAGTGGGCACTCTCAAGGAGGTGATATCCTGTTGCAAGCAAATGCTAAGTGTCAAAGAGGAACAATGTGCCCAG CTCAAGATGAAACTACAGCAGATAGAGAACTCCTTCAGTGAAcgagaaatgaaaataatgtcGAATAATCTGCGACAAGAATACGAACGTCAATTGGTCAATATACGCCAACTGCGTCAGCTCTATGAGGAACGCCAACGTGTGGCAGCTGCTGAATATGAGAATTTACAACGTCTCATATCGATTAAGAAAGATGAACTCGTGGCCGAACAGGAAAA ATCTAAAAACTTTGAGGAACGCAATCAGGGCTTAATGAAGGAAGTGGAAACTGCCAATGAGGAGTTGGCCAAGCTGCGCGAAGAATGCTTTGAACACAAGTATGAAAAACGGACCCTCAAAGATCAAGTGGGAGCTGTCAATTTG CTTTTTAGTCAACTGGTAATGGGCTTTAATGGTAAAAACAATTTGGATATTGATCGTCTCACCCAAATGCTTGAGGAGAATCGTCAGTTGCTCAATCAAATGACTCAAGCCGAGGGGAGTTGCAGCGATGGAGCCACCCTGCCCAAATTGCTCTTTGAACTGGTCGAACAGGCAGCACAGTCGAATGAAGTTGACTTACCGCAGCAGGAGCAGGATAAAAGCCGCAGTACCACACCCACGCCCACACCCGCTCAAAGCTCAACCGAAACCGGCGAGGTTGGTGACATCACAGATAGTGTCAAGCTAGAGGCTTTAGGCGCCATTAGGAAGCCGAGGCGTAGAAGCTCCAACTCTGCTGTGGCTTCGTTAAAAGGCCATGAGCCCGAAATTATGGGAAAAGTTGCAACAGCCCAAGAAATCATTGGCAACTTGCCAAAAGTTTGGAAAGTGTTGATGGAGCTCTTGAGTCACCACAAAATTGAGCGCGTGCAGTTTGAAGAGCTACCATCTGGAACTGGGCGAACGGAAGCCGGTGCAGGAGCAACTGCAGCTGGAGGGAAAGCCAGTGAGCTAAGCGTCAGTAAGACCTATATCAAATTGAAG GATCTTATATTGGAGAAAAAGTCTTTGGTTAAGGAAACCAATCGTTTGAAGACTCTCAACAGTCATCTGGACTATCGTCTGAATGAGCAGGAAAAACGCTTGAGTGCTGTTAGCTTGGAGTTGACTAAAACCTGGCATTTGGTAGGAAAAATGCAACGACAACATCGCCAATTGCATACTCAAGAGCAGATATTACGCTACCAACTGCAGCAGAAGCGTCGTTTGCTTAGTGAACTAAAGGACGAACTGGAGTACTGCAGGCGAAAGTGGGCGGTGGCACGGGCCAAAAATGATGAGAGTCAAGAGCAATGTGATGCCTGGCGTCGTGAATTCGCTAGAAGGAAACTCGAGGATGCCAATCATTCGGCGGAGAGCGGTTATAGCGATTCAGGGCCACAATCTGATGAAGAACGTGAAACATTAACTGGTGCTAATGTGCATGTGGATGAGGTGATGGCGGCCACTGCTGGTGAAGCTTCATCTTCATCCACAGCCGTCAATTGTCGCCGCAAGCACCTAAGGGATCAATTTGAGCATACACGCAGGATAAAACGCATGCAAAGTACATCGCCAGGACGACAAGCTGCTgcggttgctgctgctgcttctgatGAGAATGCTGAGGATATAGTTTTGCGTTGGAACAGTGCACCACCGACTTGTGGTTGGCGGAAGGGTGTAAATGAACCGGATGActatgacgacgacgacgacgacaacgacgatgatgatgttgatggtAGTGCTGGGATTGAAGCGGCTGCTGGCACATCATCATCTCGGGGCGCCATTCCCAAAATATTGCATTCATCTCGCTCTCGACGACGCGGCCAGGTAGATACCGCTGGATCATCGCCATCGTCATCATCTTCGGGCACGGCCAGCCGCATCCAAAAGCTGGAAGAACAATGTAAATCATTAATCAAACAGGTCTTAGAAACCTCTGACAATCGAGAGCGTTTGGAGATTCAGCTTTGCGATTTTCAAGATGAGATTTCACCCGCTCAACATGCAGTGCCACTTGATGAGTTCATTAATCGTAAGCGTTTGGAGAGAATGACGAGAGCCAGTTCCGCGCCAGCCTCGGGTTCATTAACACCCAGAGAGGAGGAGTATACGCGAAAGCGTTCCGAGCGTCTAGGACGCCTAGAGGAAGAGTCCCGCCAATTAATATCGCGCATCATGAGGACCACAGATCGTGGCAATTATCTTAAAAAATCTCTTGATCGCCTGAGACGAGCACCAAGTCGTGAGGGAAGCTTTGAAAGTAACACTGAAGAGGATGTCTCTCAGGGCAAGTCGCCCCTAACCGCCGAAGAGGAGGCCTACACATCGCGAAGAGCTGCACGGCTTCAGCGTTTGGAACAGGAAAGTCAACAGCTTTTATCTCAGCTCTCCAAGAACAATGAACGTGGTGAGAAGATTTCTAATAAACTGGACACTCTACACGAACGTCATGGAAACGAAGAGCCCGCAGAGCCAGAAAGAGCCAGCAAATCGGCAAGCATCTCGCAGACAGTGGAGCAGCGTCTAGAGGATATTGAGCGAGTGTCGGCCAATCGGGCAGAGCGTTTGCGGCTAATGGAAGCCCAGGGCAATGAGCTAATTGCTCGTCTCAGCCACACCTCAGAGCGGGGCACCACTTTAATTAATCGCATAGCCGAACGGGAGGCCAGCCGGCGGCAGGAGGCCGAATTGGTTGAACAAACTCAAGCCACTGAGGTGGCCACCAGTACAAGTTTGGCCAACAACATCGCCAGTAGCAGAATTGTGGGTGTCGAAGAGGAAACCGAGGGAGCTGCCTGTTGCGTAACAGTTACCACTACATCCAGTCAATTGGCCATCCAGCAACAGTCTACCGGAGCCATACCCAAGAAAACGCCAACAAAATCGAATCTTGGtgacaataaaaacaatagcAAGCCAATGGCTCATCTATGTGCTGCCACCCGACAAAGTGATGCTGCGAGAAAGCGCACAACAAGTCAAGGTAACGAGTATTCCGAGAAGACTTCAGAGACTTTGGAGGATATGGTACAGCGTCTGCGTGACTTACCCTTTCCGGAAACAGATGAAAAGATTTCGGAGGATTCCAACGATAAGGAATCACAATGA